One Sus scrofa isolate TJ Tabasco breed Duroc chromosome 1, Sscrofa11.1, whole genome shotgun sequence DNA segment encodes these proteins:
- the LOC100517451 gene encoding olfactory receptor 1J4-like, giving the protein MRSQNQSIVSKFILLGLPIHPEQQGLLFALFLGMYLTTVLGNLLIILLIRLDPHLHTPMYFFLSHLALTDVSFSSVTVPKMLMNMQTQDQSISYAGCVTQVYFFIFFACIDNLLLAVMAYDRYVAICHPLRYTIIMREELCLCLLAGCWLLSCAYALTHTLLLAQLSFCADNIIPHFFCDLAALFKLSCSDTSLNELVIYTSGAAVFIFPLSGILVSYGRIGISILRVPSTKGIFKALSTCGSHLSVVSLFYGTIIAVYFSPSFGQSHYKDIIASVMYTVVTPMLNPFIYSLRNRDMTLALGIIFRNKNLFTT; this is encoded by the coding sequence atGAGGAGTCAGAACCAGAGCATCGTGTCCAAGTTcatcctcctggggctccccatccatccaGAGCAGCAGGGCTTATTgtttgccctgttcctgggcatgtacctgaccacagtgctggggaacctgctcatcatcctgctcatcaggctggaccctcacctccacacccccatgtacttcttcctcagccacttggccctcacggatgtctccttttcctctgtcactgtccctaagatgctgatgaacatgCAGACTCAGGATCAATCCATCTCCTATGCAGGGTGTGTAACACAggtgtattttttcatattttttgcttgCATTGATAACCTTCTTCttgctgtgatggcctatgacaggtatgtggccatttgtcacCCTCTACGCTATACCATCATCATGAGGGAGGAGCTGTGCTTATGTCTGCTGGCTGGATGCTGGCTCCTTTCCTGTGCCTATGCCCTgacccacaccctcctcctggctcaactctccttctgtgctgacaacatcatcccccacttcttctgtgaccttgctgCTCTGTTTAAGCTGTCCTGCTCAGACACCTCTCTCAATGAGCTGGTCATATACACTTCAGGGGctgcagttttcatttttccactgaGTGGCATCTTGGTCTCTTATGGCCGCATTGGGATCTCCATCCTGAGGGTCCCCTCTACTAAAGGGATCTTCAAAgccttgtccacctgtggctcccacctgtcTGTGGTGTCTCTATTCTATGGGACAATTATAGCCGTGTACTTTTCCCCCTCATTTGGCCAGTCTCATTACAAAGACATCATTGCTtctgtgatgtacacagtggtcactcccatgctgaaccctttcatctacagcctgaggaacagagacatGACATTGGCTCTGGGGATTATTTTCAGAAACAAGAACCTTTTCACCACATGA